The Pan paniscus chromosome 1, NHGRI_mPanPan1-v2.0_pri, whole genome shotgun sequence genome has a segment encoding these proteins:
- the RBBP5 gene encoding retinoblastoma-binding protein 5 isoform X4: MNLELLESFGQNYPEEADGTLDCISMALTCTFNRWGTLLAVGCNDGRIVIWDFLTRGIAKIISAHIHPVCSLCWSRDGHKLVSASTDNIVSQWDVLSGDCDQRFRFPSPILKVQYHPRDQNKVLVCPMKSAPVMLTLSDSKHVVLPVDDDSDLNVVASFDRRGEYIYTGNAKGKILVLKTDSQDLVASFRVTTGTSNTTAIKSIEFARKGSCFLINTADRIIRVYDGREILTCGRDGEPEPMQKLQDLVNRTPWKKCCFSGDGEYIVAGSARQHALYIWEKSIGNLVKILHGTRGELLLDVAWHPVRPIIASISSGVVSIWAQNQVENWSAFAPDFKELDENVEYEERESEFDIEDEDKSEPEQTGADAAEDEEVDVTSVDPIAAFCSSDEELEDSKALLYLPIAPEVEDPEENPYGPPPDAVQTSLMDEGASSEKKRQSSADGSQPPKKKPKTTNIELQGVPNDEVHPLLGVKGDGKSKKKQAGRPKGSKAGGAISELL; encoded by the exons ATGAACCTCGAGTTGCTGG AGTCCTTTGGGCAGAACTATCCAGAG gAAGCTGATGGAACTTTGGATTGTATCAGCATGGCTTTGACTTGCACCTTTAACAGGTGGGGCACACTGCTTGCAGTTGGCTGTAATGATGGCCGAATTGTCATCTGGGATTTCTTGACAAGAGGCATTGCTAAAATAATTAGTGCACACATCCATCCAGTGTGTTCTTTATg CTGGAGCCGAGATGGTCATAAACTTGTGAGTGCTTCCACTGATAACATAGTGTCACAGTGGGATGTTCTTTCAGGCGACTGTGACCAGAGGTTTCGATTCCCTTCACCCATCTTAAAAGTCCAATATCATCCACGAGATCA GAACAAGGTTCTCGTGTGTCCCATGAAATCTGCTCCTGTCATGTTGACCCTTTCAGATTCCAAACATGTTGTTCTGCCGGTGGACGATGACTCCGATTTGAACGTTGTGGCATCTTTTGATAGGCGAGGGGAATATATTTATACGGGAAACGCAAAAGGCAAG ATTTTGGTCCTAAAAACAGATTCTCAGGATCTTGTTGCTTCCTTCAGAGTGACAACTGGAACAAGCAATACGACAGCCATTAAGTCAATTGAGTTTGCCCGGAAGGGGAG TTGCTTTTTAATTAACACGGCAGATCGAATAATCAGAGTTTATGATGGCAGAGAAATCTTAACATGTGGAAGAGATGGAGAGCCTGAACCTATGCAGAAATTGCAGGATTTGGTGAATAG GACCCCATGGAAGAAATGTTGTTTCTCTGGGGATGGGGAATACATCGTGGCAGGTTCTGCCCGGCAGCATGCCCTGTACATCTGGGAGAAGAGCATTGGCAACCTGGTGAAGATTCTCCATGGGACGAGAGGAGAACTCCTCTTGGATGTAGCT TGGCATCCTGTTCGACCCATCATAGCATCCATTTCCAGTGGAGTGGTATCTATCTGGGCACAGAATCAAGTA GAAAACTGGAGTGCATTTGCACCAGACTTCAAAGAATTGGATGAAAATGTAGAATACGAAGAAAGGGAATCAGAGTTTGATATTGAAGATGAAGATAAGAGTGAGCCTGAGCAGACAG GGGCTGATGCTGCAGAAGATGAGGAAGTGGATGTCACCAGCGTGGACCCTATTGCTGCCTTCTGTAGCAG TGATGAAGAGCTGGAAGATTCAAAGGCTCTATTGTATTTACCCATTGCCCCTGAGGTAGAAGACCCAGAAGAAAATCCTTACGGCCCCCCACCGGATGCAGTCCAAACCTCCTTGATGGATGAAGGGGCTAGTTCAGAGAAGAAGAGGCAGTCCTCAGCAGATGGGTCCCAGCCACCTAAGAAGAAACCCAAAACAACCAATATAGAACTTCAAGGAGTACCAAATGACG
- the RBBP5 gene encoding retinoblastoma-binding protein 5 isoform X5: MNLELLESFGQNYPEEADGTLDCISMALTCTFNRWGTLLAVGCNDGRIVIWDFLTRGIAKIISAHIHPVCSLCWSRDGHKLVSASTDNIVSQWDVLSGDCDQRFRFPSPILKVQYHPRDQNKVLVCPMKSAPVMLTLSDSKHVVLPVDDDSDLNVVASFDRRGEYIYTGNAKGKILVLKTDSQDLVASFRVTTGTSNTTAIKSIEFARKGSCFLINTADRIIRVYDGREILTCGRDGEPEPMQKLQDLVNRTPWKKCCFSGDGEYIVAGSARQHALYIWEKSIGNLVKILHGTRGELLLDVAWHPVRPIIASISSGVVSIWAQNQVENWSAFAPDFKELDENVEYEERESEFDIEDEDKSEPEQTGADAAEDEEVDVTSVDPIAAFCSSDEELEDSKALLYLPIAPEVEDPEENPYGPPPDAVQTSLMDEGASSEKKRQSSADGSQPPKKKPKTTNIELQGVPNDEVHPLLGVKGDGKSKKKQAGRPKGSKGGAISELL, encoded by the exons ATGAACCTCGAGTTGCTGG AGTCCTTTGGGCAGAACTATCCAGAG gAAGCTGATGGAACTTTGGATTGTATCAGCATGGCTTTGACTTGCACCTTTAACAGGTGGGGCACACTGCTTGCAGTTGGCTGTAATGATGGCCGAATTGTCATCTGGGATTTCTTGACAAGAGGCATTGCTAAAATAATTAGTGCACACATCCATCCAGTGTGTTCTTTATg CTGGAGCCGAGATGGTCATAAACTTGTGAGTGCTTCCACTGATAACATAGTGTCACAGTGGGATGTTCTTTCAGGCGACTGTGACCAGAGGTTTCGATTCCCTTCACCCATCTTAAAAGTCCAATATCATCCACGAGATCA GAACAAGGTTCTCGTGTGTCCCATGAAATCTGCTCCTGTCATGTTGACCCTTTCAGATTCCAAACATGTTGTTCTGCCGGTGGACGATGACTCCGATTTGAACGTTGTGGCATCTTTTGATAGGCGAGGGGAATATATTTATACGGGAAACGCAAAAGGCAAG ATTTTGGTCCTAAAAACAGATTCTCAGGATCTTGTTGCTTCCTTCAGAGTGACAACTGGAACAAGCAATACGACAGCCATTAAGTCAATTGAGTTTGCCCGGAAGGGGAG TTGCTTTTTAATTAACACGGCAGATCGAATAATCAGAGTTTATGATGGCAGAGAAATCTTAACATGTGGAAGAGATGGAGAGCCTGAACCTATGCAGAAATTGCAGGATTTGGTGAATAG GACCCCATGGAAGAAATGTTGTTTCTCTGGGGATGGGGAATACATCGTGGCAGGTTCTGCCCGGCAGCATGCCCTGTACATCTGGGAGAAGAGCATTGGCAACCTGGTGAAGATTCTCCATGGGACGAGAGGAGAACTCCTCTTGGATGTAGCT TGGCATCCTGTTCGACCCATCATAGCATCCATTTCCAGTGGAGTGGTATCTATCTGGGCACAGAATCAAGTA GAAAACTGGAGTGCATTTGCACCAGACTTCAAAGAATTGGATGAAAATGTAGAATACGAAGAAAGGGAATCAGAGTTTGATATTGAAGATGAAGATAAGAGTGAGCCTGAGCAGACAG GGGCTGATGCTGCAGAAGATGAGGAAGTGGATGTCACCAGCGTGGACCCTATTGCTGCCTTCTGTAGCAG TGATGAAGAGCTGGAAGATTCAAAGGCTCTATTGTATTTACCCATTGCCCCTGAGGTAGAAGACCCAGAAGAAAATCCTTACGGCCCCCCACCGGATGCAGTCCAAACCTCCTTGATGGATGAAGGGGCTAGTTCAGAGAAGAAGAGGCAGTCCTCAGCAGATGGGTCCCAGCCACCTAAGAAGAAACCCAAAACAACCAATATAGAACTTCAAGGAGTACCAAATGACG